From a single Oncorhynchus tshawytscha isolate Ot180627B linkage group LG33, Otsh_v2.0, whole genome shotgun sequence genomic region:
- the crfb12 gene encoding cytokine receptor family member B12 isoform X3, with protein MVMWLQCSICLWIFLWPSAGSVSPPQNVTVEFLDFQGRVHWLAGAGNTNHTHYSVEMLALGESWWQPCNCSNPVAMACPLDIPLEDLLKNYNVRVRAELEEQTSDWKYLENTVQPYSDTVLSAPGLELWVENQSLCVELHHPAQNIFKFYNITLLMNVQEHNVTVMSDIESGSKRVFSHLSPDHTFCLLASANHYSLRRHMTAQGCVKLTRHRPDTQGQQRVVGMAVGVFLLLAVLIGLIAVTRYVLKSTDPTPTALGVCVRSAGCMVTPEQVVCHPVMCGTATSGYLRAVMTFHLDIRLETETLLPCSLDNHLETETLLPCSLGDHLETETLLPCSLDNHLETETLLACSLDDHLETETLLPCTLDDHLETETLLPCSLHTDIGSASPLTVFTLTMSGGNTKWTQDQRLGATSPHTLLSLSTSPSPLSSSSLSPSLSSPSSTLSSGYALAWDSVSNQSDTETHTDRTTDRTTDITTDVTADRTADGTTDRWDRRSQQSQDRLSDCKLYSPELEVRGQGSCLDVHSPGASLCSFSTYEPRPDPTLNLP; from the exons ATGGTGATGTGGCTTCAGTGTTCCATCTGTCTCTGGATCTTCCTCTGGCCTTCAGCAGGTA gtgtctCTCCCCCTCAGAATGTGACTGTAGAGTTTCTGGACTTCCAAGGGAGAGTCCACTGGCTGGCCGGAGCTGGCAACACCAACCATACCCACTACTCTGTAGAGATGCTAGCACTCGG TGAGTCATGGTGGCAACCCTGTAACTGCAGCAACCCGGTTGCCATGGCGTGCCCCCTGGACATTCCGCTGGAGGACCTTTTAAAGAATTACAACGTCAGAGTGAGGGCGGAGCTGGAAGAGCAGACGTCAGACTGGAAATACCTGGAGAACACAGTACAGCCCTACTCAGACA caGTATTGAGTGCCCCAGGTCTGGAGTTGTGGGTGGAGAACCAGAGTCTATGTGTCGAGCTTCACCATCCTGCTCAGAACATCTTCAAATTTTACAACATCACACTGCTGATGAATGTTCAGGAACACAACGTCacg GTTATGTCAGACATTGAGTCGGGCTCAAAGAGAGTGTTCTCCCATCTCAGTCCAGACCACACCTTCTGCCTCTTGGCCTCAGCCAATCACTACAGCCTACGCCGTCACATGACTGCTCAGGGGTGTGTTAAGCTGACGAGACACAGGCCAGATACACAAG GTCAGCAGAGAGTGGTGGGCATGGCTGTGGGCGTGTTCCTGCTTCTGGCTGTTCTGATTGGTCTGATCGCTGTGACACGCTATGTCCTGAAGAGCACAGACCCCACCCCCACAGCTCTG ggtgtgtgtgtgcgttcagcAGGGTGCATGGTGACTCCGGAACAGGTGGTGTGTCACCCAGTGATGTGTGGGACTGCCACCTCTGGTTACCTGAGAGCTGTCATGACTTTTCACCTTGACATCCGCCTGGAGACAGAGActctccttccctgttcccttgacaaccacctggagacagagactctcctaccctgttcccttGGCGACCACCTGGAGACAGAGACcctcctaccctgttcccttGACAACCACCTGGAGACAGAGACTCTCCTAGCCTGTTCACTTGACGACCACCTGGAGACAGAGACCCTCCTACCCTGTACCCTTGACGACCACCTGGAGACAGAGACCCTCCTGCCCTGTTCCCTACATACAGatataggatcagcttcccctctcaCAGTCTTTACCTTAACCATGAGTGGAGGAAATACAAAATGgacccaagatcagcgtctaggggcaacttcacctcACACCCTACTATCcctgtctacctctccctctcccttgtcttcctcgtctctctccccctctctctcctctccctcctccactctctcctctggcTATGCTCTGGCCTGGGACAGTGTATCCAACCAGagcgacacagagacacacacagacagaactacTGACAGAACTACTGACATAACCACTGACGTAACTGCTGACAGAACGGCAGACGGAACAACTGACAGATGGGACAGGAGGTCCCAGCAGTCTCAGGATAGACTATCTGACTGTAAACTGTATTCTCCCgagttagaggtcaggggtcaggggtcgtGCTTAGATGTGCATTCTCCCGGAGCTAGTCTATGCTCCTTCAGTACATATGAACCTCGTCCTGACCCAACCCTCAACctaccctga
- the crfb12 gene encoding cytokine receptor family member B12 isoform X1: protein MLALGESWWQPCNCSNPVAMACPLDIPLEDLLKNYNVRVRAELEEQTSDWKYLENTVQPYSDTVLSAPGLELWVENQSLCVELHHPAQNIFKFYNITLLMNVQEHNVTVMSDIESGSKRVFSHLSPDHTFCLLASANHYSLRRHMTAQGCVKLTRHRPDTQGQQRVVGMAVGVFLLLAVLIGLIAVTRYVLKSTDPTPTALGVCVRSAGCMVTPEQVVCHPVMCGTATSGYLRAVMTFHLDIRLETETLLPCSLDNHLETETLLPCSLGDHLETETLLPCSLDNHLETETLLACSLDDHLETETLLPCTLDDHLETETLLPCSLHTDIGSASPLTVFTLTMSGGNTKWTQDQRLGATSPHTLLSLSTSPSPLSSSSLSPSLSSPSSTLSSGYALAWDSVSNQSDTETHTDRTTDRTTDITTDVTADRTADGTTDRWDRRSQQSQDRLSDCKLYSPELEVRGQGSCLDVHSPGASLCSFSTYEPRPDPTLNLP from the exons ATGCTAGCACTCGG TGAGTCATGGTGGCAACCCTGTAACTGCAGCAACCCGGTTGCCATGGCGTGCCCCCTGGACATTCCGCTGGAGGACCTTTTAAAGAATTACAACGTCAGAGTGAGGGCGGAGCTGGAAGAGCAGACGTCAGACTGGAAATACCTGGAGAACACAGTACAGCCCTACTCAGACA caGTATTGAGTGCCCCAGGTCTGGAGTTGTGGGTGGAGAACCAGAGTCTATGTGTCGAGCTTCACCATCCTGCTCAGAACATCTTCAAATTTTACAACATCACACTGCTGATGAATGTTCAGGAACACAACGTCacg GTTATGTCAGACATTGAGTCGGGCTCAAAGAGAGTGTTCTCCCATCTCAGTCCAGACCACACCTTCTGCCTCTTGGCCTCAGCCAATCACTACAGCCTACGCCGTCACATGACTGCTCAGGGGTGTGTTAAGCTGACGAGACACAGGCCAGATACACAAG GTCAGCAGAGAGTGGTGGGCATGGCTGTGGGCGTGTTCCTGCTTCTGGCTGTTCTGATTGGTCTGATCGCTGTGACACGCTATGTCCTGAAGAGCACAGACCCCACCCCCACAGCTCTG ggtgtgtgtgtgcgttcagcAGGGTGCATGGTGACTCCGGAACAGGTGGTGTGTCACCCAGTGATGTGTGGGACTGCCACCTCTGGTTACCTGAGAGCTGTCATGACTTTTCACCTTGACATCCGCCTGGAGACAGAGActctccttccctgttcccttgacaaccacctggagacagagactctcctaccctgttcccttGGCGACCACCTGGAGACAGAGACcctcctaccctgttcccttGACAACCACCTGGAGACAGAGACTCTCCTAGCCTGTTCACTTGACGACCACCTGGAGACAGAGACCCTCCTACCCTGTACCCTTGACGACCACCTGGAGACAGAGACCCTCCTGCCCTGTTCCCTACATACAGatataggatcagcttcccctctcaCAGTCTTTACCTTAACCATGAGTGGAGGAAATACAAAATGgacccaagatcagcgtctaggggcaacttcacctcACACCCTACTATCcctgtctacctctccctctcccttgtcttcctcgtctctctccccctctctctcctctccctcctccactctctcctctggcTATGCTCTGGCCTGGGACAGTGTATCCAACCAGagcgacacagagacacacacagacagaactacTGACAGAACTACTGACATAACCACTGACGTAACTGCTGACAGAACGGCAGACGGAACAACTGACAGATGGGACAGGAGGTCCCAGCAGTCTCAGGATAGACTATCTGACTGTAAACTGTATTCTCCCgagttagaggtcaggggtcaggggtcgtGCTTAGATGTGCATTCTCCCGGAGCTAGTCTATGCTCCTTCAGTACATATGAACCTCGTCCTGACCCAACCCTCAACctaccctga
- the crfb12 gene encoding cytokine receptor family member B12 isoform X2, producing the protein MLALGESWWQPCNCSNPVAMACPLDIPLEDLLKNYNVRVRAELEEQTSDWKYLENTVQPYSDILSAPGLELWVENQSLCVELHHPAQNIFKFYNITLLMNVQEHNVTVMSDIESGSKRVFSHLSPDHTFCLLASANHYSLRRHMTAQGCVKLTRHRPDTQGQQRVVGMAVGVFLLLAVLIGLIAVTRYVLKSTDPTPTALGVCVRSAGCMVTPEQVVCHPVMCGTATSGYLRAVMTFHLDIRLETETLLPCSLDNHLETETLLPCSLGDHLETETLLPCSLDNHLETETLLACSLDDHLETETLLPCTLDDHLETETLLPCSLHTDIGSASPLTVFTLTMSGGNTKWTQDQRLGATSPHTLLSLSTSPSPLSSSSLSPSLSSPSSTLSSGYALAWDSVSNQSDTETHTDRTTDRTTDITTDVTADRTADGTTDRWDRRSQQSQDRLSDCKLYSPELEVRGQGSCLDVHSPGASLCSFSTYEPRPDPTLNLP; encoded by the exons ATGCTAGCACTCGG TGAGTCATGGTGGCAACCCTGTAACTGCAGCAACCCGGTTGCCATGGCGTGCCCCCTGGACATTCCGCTGGAGGACCTTTTAAAGAATTACAACGTCAGAGTGAGGGCGGAGCTGGAAGAGCAGACGTCAGACTGGAAATACCTGGAGAACACAGTACAGCCCTACTCAGACA TATTGAGTGCCCCAGGTCTGGAGTTGTGGGTGGAGAACCAGAGTCTATGTGTCGAGCTTCACCATCCTGCTCAGAACATCTTCAAATTTTACAACATCACACTGCTGATGAATGTTCAGGAACACAACGTCacg GTTATGTCAGACATTGAGTCGGGCTCAAAGAGAGTGTTCTCCCATCTCAGTCCAGACCACACCTTCTGCCTCTTGGCCTCAGCCAATCACTACAGCCTACGCCGTCACATGACTGCTCAGGGGTGTGTTAAGCTGACGAGACACAGGCCAGATACACAAG GTCAGCAGAGAGTGGTGGGCATGGCTGTGGGCGTGTTCCTGCTTCTGGCTGTTCTGATTGGTCTGATCGCTGTGACACGCTATGTCCTGAAGAGCACAGACCCCACCCCCACAGCTCTG ggtgtgtgtgtgcgttcagcAGGGTGCATGGTGACTCCGGAACAGGTGGTGTGTCACCCAGTGATGTGTGGGACTGCCACCTCTGGTTACCTGAGAGCTGTCATGACTTTTCACCTTGACATCCGCCTGGAGACAGAGActctccttccctgttcccttgacaaccacctggagacagagactctcctaccctgttcccttGGCGACCACCTGGAGACAGAGACcctcctaccctgttcccttGACAACCACCTGGAGACAGAGACTCTCCTAGCCTGTTCACTTGACGACCACCTGGAGACAGAGACCCTCCTACCCTGTACCCTTGACGACCACCTGGAGACAGAGACCCTCCTGCCCTGTTCCCTACATACAGatataggatcagcttcccctctcaCAGTCTTTACCTTAACCATGAGTGGAGGAAATACAAAATGgacccaagatcagcgtctaggggcaacttcacctcACACCCTACTATCcctgtctacctctccctctcccttgtcttcctcgtctctctccccctctctctcctctccctcctccactctctcctctggcTATGCTCTGGCCTGGGACAGTGTATCCAACCAGagcgacacagagacacacacagacagaactacTGACAGAACTACTGACATAACCACTGACGTAACTGCTGACAGAACGGCAGACGGAACAACTGACAGATGGGACAGGAGGTCCCAGCAGTCTCAGGATAGACTATCTGACTGTAAACTGTATTCTCCCgagttagaggtcaggggtcaggggtcgtGCTTAGATGTGCATTCTCCCGGAGCTAGTCTATGCTCCTTCAGTACATATGAACCTCGTCCTGACCCAACCCTCAACctaccctga